The following are encoded in a window of Candidatus Nitrosotalea sinensis genomic DNA:
- the pyrI gene encoding aspartate carbamoyltransferase regulatory subunit, with protein sequence MSESDLIVRRIKNGTVIDHIESGKGLKVLNALGIDGRDGNVITIALNVPSSKVAKKDIIKVENKFLQDTDTNKLALIAPKATVNIIQDYKLVEKRRVALPNQIERIFRCSNPDCITNSGEEIQPIMDVVDKTGLVLRCRYCTRILDVNELKYY encoded by the coding sequence ATGTCAGAGTCTGATCTTATTGTACGAAGAATAAAGAATGGAACAGTGATAGATCATATAGAATCTGGAAAGGGCTTGAAGGTTCTAAATGCATTGGGAATAGACGGAAGAGATGGAAATGTTATCACAATTGCATTAAATGTTCCCAGTTCAAAAGTTGCAAAAAAAGATATCATAAAAGTTGAAAACAAGTTTTTACAAGATACAGATACTAACAAGCTTGCACTCATCGCCCCAAAAGCTACTGTCAATATAATTCAGGATTACAAACTAGTTGAAAAGAGACGTGTTGCTTTACCAAATCAAATTGAAAGAATTTTTCGATGCTCAAACCCAGATTGCATAACAAACAGTGGAGAAGAGATACAACCAATCATGGATGTAGTTGATAAAACAGGTCTTGTATTAAGATGCAGATATTGTACAAGAATTTTAGATGTTAATGAACTAAAATATTATTAG
- a CDS encoding metal ABC transporter ATP-binding protein — protein MKLVEIDNLTVSYEGVSALHNVTFSVEEKDFLGIIGPNGAGKTTLFSCMLGLITNYQGTIKFFGKDIRKSVQHLKKIGYVPQKPVFEKNFPATVEEIVGMSLDTDDTDKVSKSLQKVWLHELGKRRIGDLSGGQQQRVFIAKALVNDPQILILDEPVTGIDSQSMDFFYHILTDLNKKEGITIIWSSHDLDAVARLATKVACLNRTLAFHGVSEEFFHNADLLKMYSESSMQLHMHKHED, from the coding sequence ATGAAACTGGTAGAGATTGACAATCTAACAGTTTCATATGAAGGAGTATCAGCACTTCATAACGTTACATTTTCAGTAGAAGAGAAAGATTTTCTTGGCATTATAGGACCAAATGGTGCAGGCAAAACTACTCTTTTCAGTTGTATGCTTGGGTTAATTACTAATTATCAAGGTACGATCAAATTTTTTGGTAAAGATATACGAAAATCCGTACAGCATTTAAAAAAAATAGGTTATGTACCACAAAAACCTGTATTTGAAAAAAACTTTCCTGCTACCGTAGAGGAAATAGTAGGAATGAGTCTTGACACTGACGATACTGATAAGGTAAGCAAATCTCTTCAAAAGGTATGGCTTCATGAACTTGGTAAACGCAGAATTGGTGATTTATCAGGTGGACAACAACAACGAGTCTTTATTGCAAAAGCTCTGGTAAATGATCCTCAAATATTAATTCTCGACGAACCTGTCACGGGAATTGATTCACAGAGCATGGATTTTTTTTATCATATTCTGACTGATCTAAATAAAAAAGAAGGAATTACAATTATCTGGTCTTCTCATGATCTTGATGCAGTAGCACGACTTGCGACAAAAGTTGCATGTCTTAACAGAACTTTGGCTTTTCATGGTGTATCTGAGGAATTTTTCCATAATGCAGATTTGTTGAAAATGTATTCTGAATCATCAATGCAGTTGCATATGCATAAACACGAGGATTAA
- a CDS encoding metal ABC transporter permease, which yields MNFEIFSYAFMQRALVSGIAISLMCSVIGLFLVLRKQSLFGDALAHAAFGGIAAGLYLNIYPLWAAFTVSVSSALALAKIKQKFQISSDATVAILLSSGLAMGVILISLAKGFTVDIFSFLFGSILLVSLQNTLLILGLCGTILIIILLLYKKFVYVTFSEEQAKVSGIPVEKLNYLFVTITAIVVVSSMQLVGILLTSSLIVVPNVTAILFSKGFKQTAIISMSFSVFSSISGILLSYVFNVAPGGMIVLISIIIFGISLGIKSLRTSNKFIRKAVNISNNVSN from the coding sequence ATGAATTTTGAAATATTCTCATATGCATTTATGCAAAGAGCTCTGGTATCAGGAATAGCAATTTCTTTGATGTGTTCTGTAATTGGATTATTTCTGGTTTTACGAAAACAATCTCTTTTTGGTGATGCACTTGCTCATGCAGCATTTGGAGGGATTGCAGCCGGACTTTATCTTAATATCTATCCATTATGGGCAGCATTTACGGTATCTGTCTCAAGTGCACTAGCTCTCGCAAAAATAAAACAAAAATTTCAGATCTCAAGTGATGCAACTGTTGCAATATTGCTGTCATCTGGTCTTGCAATGGGAGTAATTTTGATAAGTTTGGCAAAAGGATTCACTGTTGATATTTTCAGCTTTCTTTTTGGCAGTATACTTCTTGTAAGTTTACAAAATACTCTCCTTATTTTAGGGCTGTGTGGCACAATACTTATAATAATTTTATTACTGTACAAAAAATTTGTATATGTTACATTTAGTGAAGAGCAAGCAAAGGTAAGTGGGATACCTGTAGAGAAACTTAATTATCTATTTGTTACAATTACAGCCATTGTTGTAGTAAGCTCTATGCAACTTGTTGGCATATTACTTACATCATCTCTTATAGTGGTGCCAAATGTTACAGCCATACTATTCTCTAAGGGTTTTAAACAAACAGCAATAATTTCTATGAGTTTTTCAGTATTTTCATCCATATCTGGCATACTGCTTTCATATGTATTCAATGTGGCTCCCGGTGGAATGATAGTTTTAATCTCTATTATCATATTTGGCATTTCACTTGGAATAAAATCATTGAGAACCAGTAACAAATTCATCAGAAAGGCAGTAAATATAAGTAATAATGTGTCAAACTAG
- a CDS encoding V-type ATP synthase subunit I, whose amino-acid sequence MVLKPVPMGKIAVLGLRNERQTVVSILHDLNVVQLEPLSKDIASLVRNERDGEMFRQVSDQLLRMKAFKTVLPPTEVTQCQRFTSIDQIMSAAKNINVDDKVSALEKEKEHLLTQLKETENHIKLVEDFSFFPEDFNVLQLKMAHSYFGKVDSKNYPAFKKALDVNSQDVFLYPKEGKESTNLVLVTFPNFPPHALATVVQEYDVKLEAVPKLEGKADQLLQNLKSKQTDISHKLQEIDRQLSDISKTHYVNIVCIEEQLEIENKKLEVIDNLGVTSDSFALEGWIPKSKIGQLRGIFEKNTKGTMLFELETHENPPTQFDNPKRFKLFEAFIRFYSLPEGKEFDPTLIFGIFFPIFYGMMVGDAGYGLFILLVCRWVIRRIEGGKRDINIMPSMLSKFALNILKRRQMVKLAKSMTPGAIIAIGLGFVFNLYFGFHLNGYLFGFLNTNLGLHLPADGTIFSPITSLRKLLLIAGYIGLGMVTFGLILGILNSMREGLKKHAIGKMGWLLFGWGVVLFGLALMHHQHVNPVHSTTGAAYIGLMIGGIGLMFVGEGPRAIMELPSIVSHILSYTRLIGILLASVILADVIDFIFFKTLHHGIPFIVLGTMILFIGHIFNIIIGVFEPGIQGARLIYVEFFSKFYHGNGRAFRPFGTTRKYTYDQYELQAEKK is encoded by the coding sequence TTGGTTCTCAAACCAGTACCAATGGGAAAAATTGCAGTGCTTGGGCTGAGAAATGAAAGACAAACAGTAGTATCGATTCTACACGACCTTAATGTAGTACAATTAGAACCATTGTCAAAAGATATTGCATCTCTTGTACGAAATGAACGGGACGGAGAAATGTTCAGACAAGTATCTGATCAGCTTCTTAGGATGAAAGCCTTCAAAACTGTTCTTCCACCAACTGAGGTTACACAATGTCAAAGATTTACTTCTATAGACCAAATAATGAGTGCTGCCAAGAACATTAACGTAGATGACAAGGTTAGTGCATTAGAAAAAGAAAAAGAACATCTTTTGACACAGCTAAAAGAGACTGAAAATCACATAAAATTAGTTGAAGATTTTTCTTTCTTCCCAGAAGACTTTAACGTTCTCCAATTAAAAATGGCACATTCTTACTTTGGTAAGGTAGATTCTAAGAATTATCCTGCCTTCAAAAAAGCACTTGATGTAAACAGCCAGGATGTCTTCCTTTATCCAAAGGAAGGAAAAGAATCAACAAATCTGGTTCTTGTTACATTTCCAAACTTCCCGCCACATGCACTTGCAACCGTGGTTCAAGAATATGACGTAAAATTAGAAGCTGTTCCAAAACTAGAGGGTAAGGCAGATCAATTATTACAAAATCTCAAATCAAAACAGACCGATATATCACACAAGTTACAAGAAATTGATAGGCAATTAAGTGATATCTCAAAAACTCATTATGTAAACATTGTATGCATAGAAGAACAGCTTGAGATTGAAAATAAAAAACTCGAAGTAATTGATAATCTTGGAGTTACTTCTGATTCCTTTGCACTGGAAGGATGGATTCCAAAATCAAAGATAGGTCAACTACGTGGCATATTTGAAAAAAATACCAAAGGTACCATGTTATTTGAGCTTGAAACTCATGAGAACCCTCCTACACAGTTTGACAACCCCAAGAGATTCAAATTGTTTGAAGCCTTTATCAGGTTCTATTCTTTACCAGAAGGCAAAGAATTCGATCCAACACTAATCTTCGGTATCTTTTTCCCCATATTCTATGGTATGATGGTTGGAGATGCAGGATATGGACTATTCATACTTCTAGTATGTCGATGGGTTATTCGAAGAATTGAGGGTGGAAAGAGAGACATTAACATCATGCCTAGTATGTTGAGTAAATTTGCATTGAATATACTAAAGAGACGACAGATGGTAAAACTTGCAAAATCAATGACACCCGGTGCTATCATTGCAATAGGATTGGGATTTGTGTTTAACCTCTATTTTGGATTCCATCTTAACGGTTATCTATTTGGTTTTCTTAATACTAATCTGGGTTTACATCTACCTGCAGATGGAACAATATTCAGTCCAATTACTAGTCTAAGAAAACTATTGCTAATAGCTGGATACATTGGCCTTGGAATGGTAACATTTGGTCTAATCCTTGGTATCTTGAATAGTATGCGTGAGGGTCTCAAAAAACATGCTATTGGCAAAATGGGTTGGTTGCTCTTTGGTTGGGGTGTAGTACTCTTTGGACTTGCACTAATGCATCACCAACACGTCAACCCGGTTCATAGTACAACAGGTGCTGCTTACATAGGCTTGATGATTGGTGGAATTGGCTTGATGTTTGTAGGAGAAGGCCCAAGGGCGATCATGGAGTTGCCGTCCATTGTTAGCCATATATTGTCATACACCAGACTCATTGGAATTCTTTTGGCATCCGTTATTTTGGCTGATGTGATTGACTTTATCTTTTTCAAAACATTACATCATGGAATTCCTTTTATTGTTCTTGGAACGATGATACTCTTCATAGGTCACATATTCAATATTATAATTGGTGTCTTTGAGCCAGGAATTCAGGGAGCAAGATTAATCTATGTTGAATTCTTTTCAAAGTTCTATCACGGCAATGGTAGAGCCTTTAGACCATTTGGTACTACGAGAAAATATACCTATGACCAATATGAGCTACAGGCAGAAAAGAAATAG
- a CDS encoding V-type ATP synthase subunit F: protein MSQQKSTTGKIAVVGERELAIGYNLLGIEDTFITSGEEASKTIQDLFSSGSYSLIIISDAVRASLPAIFRKKIEASIEPLVIFMPALEGNIQEESISVLAKRVLGISIPSS from the coding sequence ATGTCACAACAAAAATCCACCACTGGAAAAATAGCGGTAGTAGGAGAGCGTGAGCTAGCCATAGGGTATAATCTATTAGGAATAGAAGATACCTTCATTACAAGTGGAGAAGAGGCAAGCAAGACGATACAGGATCTATTTTCATCAGGTAGCTATAGCCTAATTATAATAAGTGACGCAGTAAGAGCAAGCCTTCCTGCAATATTTCGAAAGAAGATCGAGGCTTCCATCGAACCTCTAGTCATATTTATGCCTGCTTTAGAAGGAAATATTCAAGAAGAGTCTATATCTGTTCTAGCAAAGAGAGTGTTAGGAATAAGTATCCCCTCGAGTTGA
- a CDS encoding CopG family ribbon-helix-helix protein produces the protein MPIISISLNDEILLELDRIQKTMGFTGRSEIIRAGIRNLVAEEKQQSMLSGLIHAILMIVHDEESEQVVTGIKHNYEDLIGTHLHSKVDGNKCMELFLLHGDAEKISVMTRDFQTNKKMDNVKLVTM, from the coding sequence ATGCCAATAATTTCCATATCACTCAATGATGAGATACTTTTAGAATTAGATAGAATACAGAAAACAATGGGGTTTACTGGCAGATCCGAAATTATTCGCGCAGGAATAAGAAATTTGGTAGCTGAAGAAAAACAGCAGAGCATGTTATCAGGATTGATTCATGCAATTTTGATGATTGTTCATGATGAAGAATCAGAACAAGTTGTGACAGGAATTAAACATAATTACGAGGATCTAATTGGAACACATCTTCACAGTAAAGTGGATGGAAACAAGTGTATGGAACTTTTCTTGTTACACGGAGATGCTGAAAAGATAAGTGTCATGACACGAGACTTTCAGACAAACAAGAAAATGGATAATGTAAAATTAGTAACAATGTAA
- the pyrB gene encoding aspartate carbamoyltransferase yields MSNSFFQKDIVSVRDFDKQKFETVFQATDKIIGMNQNERREIVRGKTLGYLFFEPSTRTRLSFEAAMASIGGTSLGIADASSSSARKGESLADTVKIMSLYSDVLVLRHQLDGSSRFAAEISEKPLINAGSGTEEHPTQAILDLYTIRKEKKKIDGLKIGIVGDLKYGRTVYSLLYALSNYNVDVKLISPPSLKIRSDSTYEIRKKLQYSETSDLEENLDDLDVIYVTRIQKERFADLEEYVKVKGSYKIGPELVKKMKDDAIIMHPLPRLDEISHEIDSTKQAKYFKQAQYGKDTRAALLALILNENGI; encoded by the coding sequence ATGAGCAATTCTTTTTTCCAAAAAGATATTGTCTCAGTGCGAGATTTTGATAAACAAAAGTTTGAGACTGTTTTTCAGGCCACTGATAAAATAATTGGAATGAATCAAAATGAGAGAAGAGAGATTGTGCGAGGAAAGACTCTTGGATATCTGTTCTTTGAACCTAGCACCAGAACTAGATTAAGCTTTGAGGCTGCTATGGCCTCAATAGGTGGTACTTCTCTTGGTATAGCAGATGCCTCATCCTCGTCTGCAAGAAAAGGTGAAAGTCTTGCGGACACTGTAAAAATCATGTCCCTTTACTCTGACGTGCTGGTTCTTAGACACCAACTTGATGGCTCTAGTAGGTTTGCAGCAGAAATATCTGAAAAACCATTGATAAATGCTGGTAGTGGAACCGAGGAGCATCCAACACAGGCAATACTTGATCTCTATACTATACGAAAAGAAAAAAAGAAGATAGACGGCCTCAAAATAGGAATTGTAGGAGACCTCAAGTACGGACGAACTGTGTATTCACTTCTATATGCTCTTAGCAACTATAATGTTGATGTAAAATTAATATCTCCACCTTCGCTCAAAATAAGATCTGATTCAACATATGAAATAAGAAAAAAACTCCAATATTCAGAAACTAGTGATTTGGAAGAAAACCTAGATGATCTCGATGTAATCTATGTTACAAGAATACAAAAGGAAAGATTTGCTGACCTTGAAGAATATGTAAAAGTTAAGGGAAGCTACAAGATTGGTCCAGAATTAGTAAAGAAGATGAAAGATGATGCTATCATAATGCATCCATTGCCACGTCTTGATGAGATCTCACATGAGATTGATTCTACAAAACAAGCCAAATACTTTAAACAAGCACAATATGGAAAAGATACGCGTGCAGCACTTCTTGCATTGATTCTAAATGAAAATGGAATATGA
- a CDS encoding metal ABC transporter solute-binding protein, Zn/Mn family — translation MLNIGVKTAILSIIVVIPLSGYVLWLSEQNRENIQQVSEHHEILVTFYPIYKFTKAVGGDKVDVSVIIPSGVEPHDWEPTVQDIEHLKKANMIIINGAGLEPWISKLVSENPNITIIDSSKNIHLLENNENTNMIDPHIWLDPILAKIQVQNIADGLINIDPTNADYYQQNANQYKAKLDLLDNQIRTELGTCNKKDFLAFHDAFSYFSKEYGLNQNTIVGGLNPEAEPTAQTLQEIVNKAHDLGIHVIFTEEAVNPQISKVIADEIHGKVLVLSPLEVTNTHDDYVEKMQDNLSNLKEALCS, via the coding sequence ATGTTGAATATTGGTGTCAAGACTGCAATATTGTCTATTATTGTTGTTATACCTCTATCAGGGTATGTATTGTGGTTATCTGAACAAAACAGGGAAAACATTCAACAAGTCTCAGAACATCATGAAATTTTAGTTACATTTTATCCCATTTACAAATTTACCAAAGCCGTGGGTGGAGACAAAGTTGATGTCTCAGTAATAATACCGTCCGGAGTAGAGCCACATGATTGGGAACCAACAGTACAAGATATTGAACACCTCAAAAAAGCAAACATGATAATCATAAATGGTGCTGGACTTGAACCATGGATATCTAAACTTGTTTCTGAAAACCCAAATATCACTATAATTGATTCTAGTAAAAATATTCATCTGTTAGAAAACAATGAAAATACGAATATGATAGATCCTCACATATGGCTTGATCCAATACTTGCCAAGATACAGGTACAAAATATCGCAGATGGTTTAATCAACATTGATCCAACAAATGCAGATTATTACCAACAAAATGCAAATCAATACAAAGCAAAACTAGATTTACTTGACAATCAAATTAGGACAGAACTTGGAACTTGTAATAAAAAAGACTTTCTTGCGTTTCATGATGCATTTTCTTACTTTTCTAAAGAATATGGATTAAATCAAAATACAATTGTTGGTGGACTGAATCCTGAAGCAGAACCAACTGCACAAACACTTCAAGAGATAGTCAATAAGGCACATGATCTTGGAATTCATGTGATCTTTACAGAAGAAGCAGTTAATCCACAAATATCTAAAGTAATAGCTGACGAAATACATGGTAAAGTTCTAGTTCTCAGCCCACTTGAAGTTACCAATACCCATGATGACTATGTGGAAAAAATGCAAGATAATCTATCAAATCTCAAAGAGGCACTTTGTTCATGA
- a CDS encoding V-type ATP synthase subunit B: MSGISYKTLSKIAGPLMFVEGVENAAYGEMVEIKLQNGERRQGQVLDTRQGLAVVQVFGATLGLNIGSTSTKFLGETAQLAVSDEMLGRVFDGLGNPRDNGPKIVSKTKVDLVGSGINPYSREEPSEFIQTGMSNIDGMNTLVRGQKLPIFSGAGLPHNLLAAQIARQAKVLGGSENFSVVFAAMGITSEEANFFVKQFEESGALGRTALFLNLSSDPSMERLLTPRLALTTAEYLAYERDMHVLVIMTDMTNYCEALREISAAREEVPGRRGYPGYMYTDLSSLYERAGKIKGRNGSVTQIPILTMPADDITHPIPDLTGYITEGQIVMSRDLHRADIHPPVDVLTSLSRLMNQGIGKGSTREDHRSLADQLYSSYAQGKDARSLAAIVGEEALSDLDRKFMKVANDFERKFVNQGMDENRSIEQTLNIGWELLSELSDSELNRIKPEFIEKYRKRSGTGA, translated from the coding sequence ATGTCAGGAATATCATACAAGACACTTTCAAAGATTGCGGGACCTCTAATGTTTGTAGAGGGAGTAGAAAATGCTGCATACGGTGAAATGGTTGAGATCAAGCTACAAAATGGCGAAAGAAGACAAGGTCAAGTCCTTGATACAAGACAAGGTCTTGCAGTTGTTCAAGTCTTTGGTGCAACATTAGGTCTTAACATTGGTAGTACATCTACAAAATTCCTAGGTGAAACTGCACAGCTTGCAGTGTCTGATGAAATGTTAGGGCGTGTCTTTGACGGCCTTGGTAATCCGAGAGATAATGGTCCAAAAATTGTATCAAAAACAAAGGTTGACTTGGTAGGTTCTGGTATAAATCCATATTCAAGAGAAGAACCGTCTGAATTTATTCAAACTGGAATGTCAAACATTGATGGAATGAATACTCTAGTCAGAGGTCAGAAACTTCCAATATTCTCAGGCGCAGGTCTTCCACATAACTTACTTGCAGCACAAATTGCAAGACAAGCAAAAGTACTTGGAGGATCAGAAAACTTTTCAGTAGTATTTGCAGCAATGGGAATTACAAGTGAAGAAGCAAACTTCTTTGTAAAACAATTTGAAGAAAGTGGTGCATTGGGAAGAACTGCTTTGTTCCTCAACCTTTCATCTGATCCTTCTATGGAGCGTTTACTTACTCCAAGACTTGCATTAACCACTGCAGAATATCTTGCATATGAACGAGACATGCATGTGCTTGTAATCATGACTGATATGACTAACTACTGTGAAGCATTAAGAGAAATTTCTGCTGCAAGAGAAGAAGTACCGGGAAGAAGAGGTTATCCTGGTTACATGTATACTGACTTGTCATCATTATATGAAAGAGCAGGAAAAATAAAGGGACGAAACGGTTCTGTAACACAGATTCCAATTCTAACCATGCCTGCAGATGATATTACTCACCCAATTCCAGACCTTACTGGTTATATCACAGAAGGACAGATTGTCATGAGTAGAGATCTGCACAGAGCAGACATACACCCACCAGTAGATGTGCTTACTAGTCTTTCACGTTTGATGAATCAAGGTATCGGTAAAGGCAGTACAAGAGAAGATCATAGAAGCCTTGCAGACCAACTATACTCATCTTATGCACAAGGTAAGGATGCAAGATCACTTGCTGCAATAGTGGGTGAAGAAGCACTCAGCGACCTTGATAGAAAATTCATGAAAGTAGCAAATGACTTTGAAAGAAAGTTTGTCAATCAAGGAATGGATGAGAATCGCTCTATAGAACAGACCTTAAACATTGGTTGGGAATTATTAAGCGAATTATCAGACTCTGAACTTAATCGTATCAAGCCAGAATTTATCGAGAAATACAGAAAGAGATCTGGTACAGGTGCATAA
- a CDS encoding V-type ATP synthase subunit A encodes MADGIISRVSGPVVIASGLEGAQMFDVVRIGDMGLVGEIIRLEGNKATVQVYEDTTGLRPGEKVINTKRPLSMQLGPGLLTSIYDGIQRPLDVLREQSGDFISRGKVIPALDQTKKWEFVPLKKKGDQVSPGEIIGEVQETPLIMHKIMVPHNVKGTLTDISEGKYTVNDIVASVQNGTKADIGLSSWWTVRTPRPVLRKLAPEEPLLTGQRVLDTFFPVAKGGTAAIPGPFGSGKTVTQQQLAKWADSNVIVYVGCGERGNEMTEVLTTFPKLEDPKSKRPLMERTILVANTSNMPVAAREASIYTGITMGEYYRDMGYGVALMADSTSRWAEALREISGRLEEMPGEEGYPAYLGRRLAEFYERGGKAVVISPEERVGSLTLVGAVSPPGGDFSEPVSQNTLRVTRVFWALDASLASRRHFPSINWLTSYSLYADGMGDWYKNNVATSWIAARKEALEILQKESELQEIVQLVGYDALPEPEKGVLDTARSIREDYLQQSAYDDVDTYTSIRKQFLMLSTILEFGKMEADAIKKGITSVKIGQLESRKMISKIKWTKEDQVEQLVKDTKSKMQQEFTTLMTEASR; translated from the coding sequence ATGGCTGATGGAATAATTTCAAGAGTTTCGGGTCCTGTAGTGATCGCAAGTGGTCTAGAGGGCGCTCAAATGTTCGATGTAGTCCGTATTGGTGATATGGGACTAGTAGGAGAAATAATTCGTCTTGAAGGCAACAAGGCAACAGTTCAAGTTTATGAAGATACAACAGGTCTCCGACCAGGTGAGAAGGTTATCAATACAAAACGACCTCTCTCAATGCAACTTGGTCCTGGTTTGTTGACATCAATTTATGATGGTATTCAAAGACCACTGGATGTTCTACGTGAACAAAGTGGTGACTTTATTAGCAGAGGAAAAGTCATTCCTGCACTTGATCAAACCAAAAAATGGGAATTTGTTCCATTAAAGAAAAAAGGAGATCAAGTTTCTCCTGGAGAAATAATTGGTGAAGTTCAAGAAACTCCGCTCATTATGCACAAGATAATGGTCCCTCATAACGTCAAGGGTACTCTTACTGATATCTCAGAAGGTAAGTACACAGTTAATGATATTGTAGCTTCAGTACAAAATGGAACCAAAGCAGACATTGGATTATCAAGCTGGTGGACTGTTAGAACTCCAAGACCAGTTCTTCGCAAATTAGCACCAGAAGAACCATTACTTACCGGACAAAGAGTACTGGATACATTCTTCCCAGTTGCAAAGGGAGGCACAGCTGCAATTCCAGGTCCATTTGGAAGTGGAAAGACAGTAACTCAGCAGCAACTTGCCAAGTGGGCAGACAGTAATGTGATTGTCTATGTAGGTTGTGGAGAACGAGGAAATGAAATGACCGAAGTCCTTACAACATTCCCAAAACTAGAAGATCCCAAATCAAAGAGACCATTGATGGAACGTACAATTCTTGTTGCTAATACATCTAACATGCCAGTAGCTGCTCGTGAAGCAAGTATCTATACTGGTATCACAATGGGTGAATACTATCGTGATATGGGATATGGTGTTGCATTGATGGCAGACAGTACGTCAAGATGGGCAGAGGCATTAAGAGAAATTTCTGGTAGACTTGAAGAAATGCCAGGTGAAGAAGGTTATCCAGCTTATCTTGGAAGAAGACTAGCAGAATTCTATGAAAGAGGAGGCAAAGCAGTTGTTATATCTCCTGAAGAACGTGTAGGATCTCTTACTCTAGTAGGTGCAGTATCACCACCCGGAGGTGACTTTTCAGAACCAGTATCACAAAACACACTAAGAGTTACTAGAGTCTTCTGGGCACTTGATGCAAGCTTGGCATCAAGAAGACACTTCCCATCAATTAACTGGCTTACAAGTTATTCATTATATGCTGATGGTATGGGAGATTGGTATAAGAACAACGTAGCAACATCTTGGATTGCAGCCAGAAAAGAGGCACTTGAAATTTTACAGAAAGAATCTGAGTTACAAGAAATTGTTCAGCTTGTAGGATATGATGCACTTCCAGAACCGGAAAAAGGTGTACTGGACACTGCAAGATCAATCAGAGAAGATTATCTACAACAGAGCGCATATGATGATGTTGATACATATACTTCCATCAGAAAGCAATTCTTGATGCTTTCAACAATACTTGAATTTGGTAAGATGGAAGCAGACGCAATTAAGAAAGGAATTACATCTGTCAAGATAGGACAATTAGAGTCAAGAAAGATGATATCAAAAATTAAATGGACAAAAGAAGACCAAGTAGAACAATTGGTAAAGGATACAAAAAGCAAAATGCAACAAGAATTTACAACTCTAATGACGGAGGCATCAAGATAA
- a CDS encoding V-type ATP synthase subunit D produces MPSVINIRPTRLEYIRTKRRIIVAKKGLKLLKLKRQALILEFFNASKTVASLRSGLQAELVKGYQAIRMAEMLAGAMRLENEAMKIPQLNKLQITPKNVMGVRIPKIEGGKNDQALTEHLLELPPSINEAIKAFHNVHKMVLDVAEKETTLRKLLLEIEKTKRKSNAIENVFIPRLQAAIKFIIFRLDEMERDTFMMLKTVKRKMGEREQESLKQKERELVA; encoded by the coding sequence TTGCCATCAGTAATTAATATCAGACCAACTCGTCTTGAATACATCCGTACTAAACGAAGAATCATCGTTGCAAAAAAAGGTCTAAAATTACTAAAATTAAAAAGACAAGCATTAATTCTAGAATTTTTTAATGCAAGCAAAACTGTTGCATCACTTAGAAGTGGTCTTCAAGCAGAACTTGTAAAAGGATACCAAGCAATTCGAATGGCAGAAATGCTTGCAGGTGCAATGAGACTAGAAAACGAGGCAATGAAGATTCCACAACTAAACAAATTGCAGATAACTCCAAAAAATGTTATGGGTGTGCGAATTCCAAAGATAGAAGGCGGTAAAAACGATCAAGCTCTTACAGAACACCTCTTAGAATTACCACCCTCAATCAACGAAGCAATCAAAGCATTTCATAATGTACACAAGATGGTACTTGATGTTGCAGAAAAAGAAACAACACTTCGTAAATTATTACTTGAAATTGAAAAAACAAAAAGAAAGTCCAATGCAATTGAAAATGTATTCATTCCACGACTACAAGCCGCAATCAAATTTATTATATTTAGACTCGATGAAATGGAGCGAGATACTTTCATGATGCTCAAAACTGTAAAACGAAAGATGGGAGAAAGAGAACAGGAATCCCTAAAACAAAAGGAGCGAGAATTAGTTGCCTAA